GTGCGCGGTGGCGGAGGCGCGGTGGGGACTTCGTTCGGGCCGACGGTTGCCACGCCGCTGGCGCCGGGAGCGGGCGTGGCGGCCAGCCGGCAGTCTTTGGCGCCATTGCTGAGCGGCGGTCCGGCCACCGGCTGGCCCACGACATAGATGTCCGGTTGCAGGCCGCAGCCGACGAGGCGTGAGCCGGGCGGCACGGGCATACCGCGGGCGATGCCGGCGGGCACCACGAAATTCTTGGGCGGCACATTGTACTTGTCCACCGCGTACTGCATCACGTCCTTCCAGACGTTCAGCGAGCTGGTGGCGCTGAGCAGGTTGGGGTTCAGGAACGTGCCGTCCGAGTTGCCCACCCAGACGCCAACCGTGAGATCCGGCACGAAGCCGAAGTTCCAGGTCGCGCGCACCTGGCTGAGCTGCTCGCCCTGCTGCGTGCCGGTCTTGGCGGCGATCGGGCGGCGGTCGCGCAGGTTGAAGAGGCCGGGACTGTAGGTCAGATGCTTGGCGGCGTCGTCCGAGATAATGTTCGTGATTTCATACGCGTAGGGCGCCGGCACGACCTGATCGCGATCCGGGCCGTTGAACTGATAGACGAGGTTGCCGTTGCGGTCGGTGATGCGCAGCACGGCCACCGGATCGACCTTGCGGTAGCCCGGCTGCGGATCGTCGAGCTTGAGGCCGCGCATCTCGCCGTTATTCGCGAACGTCGAGTACATGTACGTCATGTCGTAGAGCGTGACCGACGAGCCGCCGGTCGCGATCGAGACGCCGTACTTCGACGGATCGGGCATCGTGTTGATGCCCATCTTGTGCGCCACCTCCAGCACCCATTGCACGGTGGAGAAGTCGGCCGCCTGCACCGCGGGCGAATTCATCGAGCTGGCCAGCGCCACGCGCACCGGCAGCGGGCCGACGAACGAGCGCGTGGGGCCGGAGGGACAGAACGGCTTCTCCGTGCCGTTGGGGAAGCACTTGGGCTGATCGACCACGATCGTGCCCGCGCTCCAGCCCTTGAGAAACGTCGAGAGATAAATGATCGGCTTCAGCGCCGAACCGGGCTGGTATTCGGCCAACGTGTTGTTGTTCTTGCCGCCGATGCTTTCGTCGTAGTAGTTGCGGCTGCCGACCATCGCCAGGATCTGGCCGGTGTTGTTGTCGATCACCATCACGGCGCCGTTGTGGCACTCGCAGTTGAGCTTTTCCATCGCGGCCACGTCTTTGTCGACGATCGCCGTAGCCTGGTCGGTAAGCTGTGAGTCGAGCGTGGTGACAATGCGTAATCCCATGTGATACAGCGCGTCGTCGCCGCTCTTGCAGTCCTTGATCAGCTCCTTGCAATGCTGCTTGATGTAGTCGGTCATGAAGCCGACCCAGTGCGGCTCCTTGATGACCGTGGTTTGCTCCTTGAGATCGAGTGGCTCGGCGAAGGCGGCGTCGGCTTCCTCGCGCGTGGCCTGGCCGTGATCGACCATCAGGTCGAGCACCTGCTTCTGCCGCGCCTTCGCCGTGTCGTAGTGCGCGATCGGGTCGTAGTCGCCGGGCGAGGCAGGGATACCGGCCAGCAGCGACGCCTGAGCCAGGTCGAGATCCGCGGCCTTCTCGTTGAAGTAGATCTTGGCCGCGGCGCCGATGCCGTTGGCGC
Above is a window of Dehalococcoidia bacterium DNA encoding:
- a CDS encoding transglycosylase domain-containing protein, which produces MSATDTIRRNRRRRELATKRKRRLPLWPFAVLAILLLGATGAAAGTAVYSVDKYNSYVKDLTNPADKVSKDQGPAILYDRDGNQLYEFEDKDTGLREPVPLDAISPNLIKATIATEDPDFYTNRGVNEKGLVRAACEYVHLCKSASALSTGGSGITQQLVKLLFETQEEASTRSIDRKVREAAIAVELTKRYNKDQILEWYLNTIFYANRANGIGAAAKIYFNEKAADLDLAQASLLAGIPASPGDYDPIAHYDTAKARQKQVLDLMVDHGQATREEADAAFAEPLDLKEQTTVIKEPHWVGFMTDYIKQHCKELIKDCKSGDDALYHMGLRIVTTLDSQLTDQATAIVDKDVAAMEKLNCECHNGAVMVIDNNTGQILAMVGSRNYYDESIGGKNNNTLAEYQPGSALKPIIYLSTFLKGWSAGTIVVDQPKCFPNGTEKPFCPSGPTRSFVGPLPVRVALASSMNSPAVQAADFSTVQWVLEVAHKMGINTMPDPSKYGVSIATGGSSVTLYDMTYMYSTFANNGEMRGLKLDDPQPGYRKVDPVAVLRITDRNGNLVYQFNGPDRDQVVPAPYAYEITNIISDDAAKHLTYSPGLFNLRDRRPIAAKTGTQQGEQLSQVRATWNFGFVPDLTVGVWVGNSDGTFLNPNLLSATSSLNVWKDVMQYAVDKYNVPPKNFVVPAGIARGMPVPPGSRLVGCGLQPDIYVVGQPVAGPPLSNGAKDCRLAATPAPGASGVATVGPNEVPTAPPPPRTAEPEVAHTPVINPEAATPEEAQPQPPSGNPSPVEQPQQPPPPAQPPQPAQPPAPPPSQPAPAPAPPQQLRCPPGLVVPTAVRNQVCGPGG